A genomic segment from Epinephelus fuscoguttatus linkage group LG17, E.fuscoguttatus.final_Chr_v1 encodes:
- the gpr3 gene encoding G protein-coupled receptor 3: MILNASDLGWDESSGSEPFFPLDPLDSSSTYEVPPLTVWGVALCVSGTLIATENAIVVTTILATPSLRAPVFLLLASLGLADLLAGVALILHFLFLFCVKPSDWSELLTSGLLVTSLTASLCSLMGVALDRYLSLSHALTYGSSQSRHRAAILLLLVWLGACVIGAGPAMGWHCLGEPNSCSVARPLTRTYLSLLCGGFLVVVMVTLQLYAGICRVARRHAHAIATQRHFLPANQSYASKHSSGRGFSRLILVLSVFVGCWMPFSLWGLLGDASSPPLYTYATLVPAAGSSLLNPILYSLRNKDIRKVLLQACCPHRYTHNTHIHYPVDV; this comes from the coding sequence ATGATCCTGAACGCCTCTGACCTGGGCTGGGATGAGTCCTCAGGTTCAGAACCATTCTTCCCTCTAGACCCTCTGGACAGCTCATCCACGTATGAAGTCCCGCCCCTCACAGTGTGGGGCGTGGCCCTGTGTGTTTCAGGAACTCTCATCGCCACTGAAAATGCAATAGTCGTCACCACCATCTTGGCCACCCCGTCTCTTCGTGCCCCTGTTTTCCTGCTGCTGGCTAGCCTCGGATTGGCTGATCTCCTGGCAGGTGTTGCTTTGATCTtgcacttcctcttcctgttctgCGTGAAGCCCAGTGATTGGTCAGAACTGCTGACGTCAGGACTGCTGGTGACATCACTGACTGCCTCACTCTGTAGCCTGATGGGTGTTGCTTTGGACAGATACTTGTCTTTAAGCCACGCCCTCACCTATGGTTCAAGTCAATCACGGCACCGAGCCGCTATCCTCCTGCTGCTGGTGTGGTTGGGTGCATGTGTCATCGGGGCGGGACCTGCAATGGGATGGCACTGTCTGGGTGAACCCAACTCATGTTCTGTAGCACGACCTCTGACCCGGACATACCTGTCGCTGCTGTGTGGCGGCTTCCTGGTAGTTGTCATGGTAACTCTGCAATTGTACGCTGGGATCTGCCGTGTGGCAAGGCGGCATGCCCACGCCATCGCCACCCAGAGACACTTCCTCCCTGCCAACCAATCATATGCAAGCAAACACAGCAGTGGGAGGGGCTTCTCTCGGTTGATCCTGGtcctcagtgtgtttgtgggcTGCTGgatgcctttctctctctgggGGCTGCTGGGAGATGCGTCCAGCCCTCCTCTGTACACCTATGCCACACTGGTGCCGGCGGCGGGCAGCTCGCTGCTTAACCCAATCCTCTACAGTCTGAGAAACAAAGACATTCGCAAGGTGCTGCTCCAGGCCTGCTGCCCGCACAGATACacgcacaacacacacatacactaccCCGTCGATGTGTAG
- the wasf2 gene encoding wiskott-Aldrich syndrome protein family member 2: MPLVTRNIEPRHVCRQTIPANIRSELECVTNISLANIIRQLGSLSKYAEDVFGELFVQAGAFATRVNTLGERVDRLQVKVTQLDPKEEEVSLQAITTRKAFRSSVTQDQQLFTRPSLPVPVQDTYITCDPPPPLNHLSQYRDDGKEALKFYTDPSYFFDLWKEKMLQDTKDIMKEKRKHRKEKKDHLNQRTLNPRKIKTRKEEWERRKMGEEFVVPKNDLMNSSEGLNGSIGSGDGFNSEGLEQSTNSYAYDPGSPLSPPGTDDFLPPPPPDMAYDGQYGAPAQKRVSVLSPNHPPPAPPMASSPPSSRPNLSPPPAPPPPPPSSGFGVPPPPPGFDSPPPPPPLSSSPTSYPSPPAPPPPPAMSGVSPPPPPPMPAGGGGPPPPPPPPPPPGPPPPSFEHSAPPPPSGGGAPPTSAPKPQPEPAGDARSDLLQAIRQGFNLRKVEAQREQEKRDHFGNDVAAILSRRIAVECSDSEDDSSEFDDDEWSD, translated from the exons ATGCCTCTGGTTACGAGGAATATAGAGCCGCGGCATGTGTGTCGCCAGACCATCCCTGCCAACATCCGCAGCGAGCTGGAATGTGTCACCAATATCAGCCTGGCCAACATCATCCGCCAGCTCGGCAGCCTCA GCAAATATGCAGAGGATGTGTTCGGGGAGCTGTTTGTGCAGGCTGGAGCATTTGCGACCAGAGTAAATACACTGGGAGAAAGAGTGGACCGTCTGCAGGTTAAAGTCACCCAGCTGGACCCCAAAGAAGAGGAGG tctctctgcaGGCCATCACTACCCGTAAGGCCTTCCGCAGCAGTGTGACCCAGGACCAGCAGCTGTTCACCAGGCCGTCTCTGCCAGTGCCTGTGCAGGATACCTACATAACCTGTGATCCGCCCCCACCCCTTAACCACCTCAGCCAGTACCG GGACGATGGGAAGGAGGCGCTGAAGTTTTACACTGATCCCTCCTATTTCTTCGACCTGTGGAAGGAGAAGATGCTGCAGGACACCAAGGACATCATGAAGGAGAAACGCAAGCACAGA aaggagaagaaagaccATCTGAACCAACGGACGCTCAATCCAAGAAAGATCAAGACCAGGAAGGAGGAATGGGAACGCCGTAAAATGGGGGAGGAGTTTGTGGTCCCAAAGAATGATCTAAT GAATTCTTCTGAGGGTCTGAATGGCAGCATTGGATCTGGAGATGGCTTCAATTCCGAAGGCCTCGAGCAGAGTACCAACTCCTACGCTTATGATCCTGGCtcgcctctctctcctcctggcACTGATGACTTCctgcctcctccacctccagacaTGGC GTATGACGGCCAGTACGGAGCACCAGCCCAGAAGCGCGTCAGCGTGCTGAGTCCAAACCACCCACCTCCTGCTCCCCCCATGGCCTCTTCCCCTCCCAGCTCTCGCCCCAACCTCTCCCCTCCCCCtgcacctcctccccctcctccatccTCTGGCTTCGGGGTCCCCCCACCTCCCCCTGGCTTCGACAGcccacctccccctcctccgctctcctcctctcccacctCCTACCCCTCCCCACCTGCTCCGCCTCCTCCACCTGCTATGTCCGGtgtttctccacctcctccgcCACCTATGCCTGCAGGTGGTGGTggtccacctcctcctcctcctcctccacctccccctgGACCACCTCCCCCATCCTTTGAGCACTctgctccccctcctccctctggtGGTGGGGCACCACCCACCTCTGCTCCCAAACCTCAGCCAGAGCCTGCTGGTGATGCTCGCAGTGATCTGCTTCAGGCCATCCGACAAG GTTTCAACCTGCGTAAGGTGGAGGCACAGCGGGAGCAGGAGAAGAGGGATCACTTTGGCAATGACGTGGCAGCCATCCTGTCCCGTCGTATCGCCGTGGAGTGCAGTGACAGCGAGGACGACTCCTCAGAGTTTGACGATGATGAGTGGTCCGACTGA